The Enterobacter kobei genome has a segment encoding these proteins:
- a CDS encoding ABC transporter ATP-binding protein yields MLELTAISKSFSDVQVLDSLNLSVAPGSRTAIVGPSGSGKTTLLRILAGFETPDTGRIVMQGKTLFDENHIVPAHLRGIGFVPQEGALFPHLNVADNIAWGLNGTRHEKRQRVEVLMEMVSLDRQLATHWPHEISGGQQQRVALARALAQRPSLMLLDEPFSALDTGLRAMTRKATADLLAEAGVASILVTHDQNEALSFATQVAVMRSGRFTQVGTPYDVYTRPVDEETALFLGDAVILPAQLAGGYAVCALGEVPTDNPHATGEGRVMMRPEQLRVTACAPHESPVSILDVDFTGQLSTLTLGLAGHEQPVILRTVSQPGWHPGAAVRIDVTGTARVL; encoded by the coding sequence ATGCTTGAATTAACCGCCATTTCAAAATCGTTTTCGGACGTGCAGGTGCTCGACAGCTTAAACCTGAGCGTTGCGCCGGGGAGCCGCACGGCGATTGTCGGCCCCTCCGGGTCGGGGAAAACCACGCTGCTGCGTATTCTCGCCGGGTTTGAGACGCCGGATACCGGCCGCATTGTCATGCAGGGAAAAACGCTGTTTGATGAAAATCATATTGTTCCTGCTCACCTGCGCGGGATCGGTTTTGTGCCCCAGGAGGGCGCGCTGTTCCCCCATCTCAACGTGGCAGATAACATTGCCTGGGGGCTGAACGGTACCCGCCATGAGAAGCGCCAGCGCGTTGAGGTGCTGATGGAGATGGTCTCTCTCGACAGGCAGCTGGCGACGCACTGGCCCCATGAGATTTCCGGCGGACAGCAGCAGCGCGTGGCGCTTGCCCGTGCGCTGGCGCAACGTCCTTCGCTGATGCTGCTGGATGAACCGTTCTCGGCGCTGGATACCGGCTTGCGCGCCATGACGCGTAAAGCAACGGCCGATCTGCTGGCGGAAGCGGGCGTGGCCTCAATTCTGGTCACCCACGATCAGAACGAAGCGTTGTCTTTTGCCACGCAGGTTGCCGTGATGCGTTCTGGCCGCTTCACGCAGGTGGGAACGCCTTATGACGTCTACACCCGTCCCGTTGACGAAGAGACGGCGCTGTTTCTTGGCGATGCCGTGATCCTGCCTGCTCAGCTCGCTGGCGGTTACGCCGTGTGTGCACTGGGCGAGGTGCCGACGGACAATCCGCATGCAACAGGAGAGGGCCGGGTAATGATGCGTCCTGAACAATTGCGCGTGACGGCATGTGCGCCTCATGAAAGCCCGGTCTCCATTCTTGATGTCGACTTCACCGGTCAGCTGTCTACGCTGACGCTGGGATTAGCGGGGCATGAACAGCCCGTTATCCTCAGGACCGTCAGTCAGCCGGGCTGGCACCCGGGCGCGGCGGTACGCATTGATGTGACGGGCACTGCGCGCGTTTTATAA
- a CDS encoding TonB-dependent receptor, giving the protein MDNTKIHKTLLALAIGAVTHSVQAADDKKEDTLVVQAAPASDFKPGGDQLVPAFLDGQVANGGRMGMLGQQNAMDVPFNIISYTSKLVEDQQAKTIADVVANDAGVQYVQGYGNSAETYRIRGLKFDGDDMTFGGLSGVLPRQVVDAQMVDRIEIFKGANALMNGAASSGVGGMINLEPKHAGDTPQAKVGVDYTSDSQFGTTLDAGRRFGDSDQFGARVNLVHREGETGVPNDRRRTTLLSTGLDYNGDNVRTSLDLGYQKKTFHGSPTSVNISAVDFVPEPPKNDRNFSQKWAYSDIENEFGMWRSEYDITDNWTAYTGLGAQHAHEEGIYSAPKLLDKSGKATVSRLDTNRISDSVSGMAGIRGNFNTGFVSHKVNVGYSATTKNEKIAWKMSATKDNPTTNIYHNTGVDMPDSSNFNGSGGKYSDPLTSGRTRTQGWLLSDTLGVLDDKLLFTAGARHQKVVIRGYNKITGAENDADGFDGSRWMPTYGVVYKPWEQISLYANHTEALQPGKTAPDTATNYGQSTGIVHSKQNEVGLKADFGRVGGSLALFEIKMPSAILDDDNHYGLDAEQRNRGVELNVFGEPMLGMRLNASATWLQAELTKTKNGVNQGNDAIGVPNFYAVLGAEYDIKPVDGLTATARVNHSGTQYADLANSKKLDSYTTLDLGMRYRFALNHNANQMTVRAGIDNVTNENYWASVDDSGTYITQGEPRTFKVSVGYEF; this is encoded by the coding sequence ATGGACAACACCAAAATACACAAAACGCTGCTGGCGCTCGCCATTGGGGCGGTGACACATTCCGTCCAGGCGGCGGATGATAAAAAAGAAGATACCCTTGTTGTGCAGGCTGCACCTGCCAGCGACTTTAAACCCGGCGGCGACCAGCTGGTACCGGCCTTTCTTGACGGGCAGGTGGCGAACGGCGGGCGCATGGGGATGCTGGGCCAGCAGAACGCCATGGACGTGCCGTTTAACATCATCAGCTACACCTCGAAGCTGGTGGAAGATCAGCAGGCGAAAACCATCGCTGACGTGGTCGCCAACGATGCGGGCGTGCAGTACGTTCAGGGGTACGGTAACAGCGCGGAAACCTACCGCATTCGCGGCCTGAAGTTTGACGGCGACGACATGACGTTTGGCGGGCTGTCCGGCGTACTGCCGCGTCAGGTGGTGGATGCGCAGATGGTTGACCGTATTGAGATCTTCAAAGGCGCCAACGCGCTGATGAATGGCGCGGCAAGCTCTGGCGTGGGCGGGATGATCAATCTTGAGCCGAAACATGCGGGCGATACCCCGCAGGCAAAAGTGGGCGTGGATTACACCTCAGATTCGCAGTTTGGCACCACCCTAGATGCAGGCCGTCGCTTTGGCGACAGCGACCAGTTCGGCGCGCGCGTGAACCTGGTCCACCGTGAAGGGGAAACCGGCGTACCAAACGACCGTCGCCGCACCACGCTGCTCTCCACCGGTCTTGATTACAACGGCGACAACGTCCGCACCTCGCTGGATCTGGGCTATCAAAAGAAAACCTTCCACGGCAGCCCGACCAGCGTCAACATCTCGGCGGTGGATTTCGTGCCTGAACCGCCGAAAAACGATCGTAACTTCTCGCAGAAGTGGGCCTACAGCGACATCGAAAACGAATTTGGGATGTGGCGCAGCGAATACGACATCACCGATAACTGGACCGCCTATACCGGCCTGGGCGCGCAGCATGCGCACGAAGAAGGGATCTACAGCGCGCCGAAGCTGCTGGACAAAAGCGGCAAAGCCACGGTCAGCCGTCTGGATACTAACCGCATTAGCGATTCCGTTAGCGGGATGGCGGGCATTCGCGGGAATTTCAATACCGGCTTTGTGTCGCACAAGGTGAACGTCGGCTACTCGGCGACGACCAAAAACGAAAAAATCGCGTGGAAAATGTCGGCGACGAAGGATAACCCGACCACCAACATCTACCACAACACCGGCGTTGATATGCCGGACAGCTCCAACTTCAATGGATCAGGTGGCAAATACAGCGATCCGCTAACCAGCGGGCGCACCCGTACTCAGGGCTGGCTGCTGAGCGATACGCTGGGCGTCCTGGACGACAAGCTGCTGTTCACCGCGGGGGCGCGTCATCAGAAAGTGGTCATCCGCGGGTATAACAAAATTACCGGTGCGGAAAACGACGCGGACGGCTTCGACGGTAGCCGCTGGATGCCAACCTACGGCGTGGTTTATAAACCGTGGGAGCAGATTTCCCTTTACGCCAACCACACCGAAGCGCTGCAGCCGGGAAAAACCGCGCCGGACACCGCCACCAACTACGGTCAAAGCACCGGTATTGTTCACTCTAAACAGAATGAAGTCGGCTTGAAGGCAGACTTTGGACGCGTGGGCGGCTCTCTGGCGCTGTTTGAGATCAAAATGCCATCGGCGATCCTCGACGATGACAATCACTACGGCCTGGACGCTGAACAGCGTAACCGTGGCGTAGAGCTCAACGTTTTTGGCGAGCCCATGCTCGGGATGCGCCTGAACGCCAGCGCCACCTGGCTGCAGGCCGAGCTGACCAAAACCAAAAACGGCGTGAATCAAGGCAACGATGCGATTGGCGTGCCGAACTTCTATGCCGTGCTGGGGGCAGAGTACGACATCAAGCCAGTTGACGGCCTGACCGCCACCGCACGCGTGAACCACTCGGGCACGCAGTATGCCGATCTCGCGAACAGCAAAAAGCTGGACAGCTATACCACGCTGGATCTGGGCATGCGCTACCGCTTTGCGCTGAACCACAATGCAAACCAGATGACCGTGCGCGCAGGCATCGACAACGTGACCAATGAAAACTACTGGGCCAGCGTGGACGATTCCGGTACCTACATCACTCAGGGCGAACCGCGAACCTTTAAGGTCTCGGTGGGCTACGAGTTCTAA